From one Triticum urartu cultivar G1812 chromosome 3, Tu2.1, whole genome shotgun sequence genomic stretch:
- the LOC125543887 gene encoding uncharacterized protein LOC125543887 isoform X1 — translation MAAQTGNGSMGGTRGRMGISYLHSHGGGNVDAMAQQRRLGSLWSFLRQQDVGESIAAGDGSSDLLRIFSMSTCDDTNSNIIFSVPGSKKAEVLGNSDVGMVTSFSNIDSRTLVQIQLALSSWTCPAWMTTSSCSRTPPTAESTPSVAAPLTRRASLGRERRTRTNKRLRRLQDLIPYMDKVTRPIHIQEICDQLPQGPASSTQ, via the exons ATGGCAGCACAGACAG GCAATGGCAGCATGGGTGGAACGAGAGGAAGGATGGGAATCAGCTACTTGCATTCGCACGGAGGAGGCAATGTCGACGCGATGGCACAGCAGAGGAGGCTGGGCTCGTTGTGGAGCTTCTTGAGGCAGCAGGACGTCGGCGAGAGCATCGCTGCCGGCGACGGCTCGAGTGACCTCTTGAGGATCTTCTCCATGAGCACCTGTGACGACACCAACTCCAACATCATCTTCTCAGTGCCTGGCAGCAAGAAGGCCGAGGTGCTCGGCAACAGCGATGTCGGCATGGTCACCAGCTTCAGCAACATCGACTCCCGG ACCTTGGTCCAGATTCAGTTAGCCCTCTCGAGCTGGACATGCCCAGCATGGATGACTACCAGCAGCTGCAGCAGGACTCCGCCGACTGCAGAGTCCACGCCAAGCGTGGCTGCACCACTGACCCGCAGAGCATCGCTTGGGAGGg AAAGAAGAACAAGGACCAATAAGAGGCTAAGGAGGCTGCAAGACCTCATTCCCTACATGGACAAGGTCACAAG GCCAATACACATTCAGGAAATATGTGACCAGCTTCCCCAAGGTCCCGCATCGTCTACTCAG TAA
- the LOC125543887 gene encoding uncharacterized protein LOC125543887 isoform X3, protein MAAQTGNGSMGGTRGRMGISYLHSHGGGNVDAMAQQRRLGSLWSFLRQQDVGESIAAGDGSSDLLRIFSMSTCDDTNSNIIFSVPGSKKAEVLGNSDVGMVTSFSNIDSRLALSSWTCPAWMTTSSCSRTPPTAESTPSVAAPLTRRASLGRERRTRTNKRLRRLQDLIPYMDKVTRPIHIQEICDQLPQGPASSTQ, encoded by the exons ATGGCAGCACAGACAG GCAATGGCAGCATGGGTGGAACGAGAGGAAGGATGGGAATCAGCTACTTGCATTCGCACGGAGGAGGCAATGTCGACGCGATGGCACAGCAGAGGAGGCTGGGCTCGTTGTGGAGCTTCTTGAGGCAGCAGGACGTCGGCGAGAGCATCGCTGCCGGCGACGGCTCGAGTGACCTCTTGAGGATCTTCTCCATGAGCACCTGTGACGACACCAACTCCAACATCATCTTCTCAGTGCCTGGCAGCAAGAAGGCCGAGGTGCTCGGCAACAGCGATGTCGGCATGGTCACCAGCTTCAGCAACATCGACTCCCGG TTAGCCCTCTCGAGCTGGACATGCCCAGCATGGATGACTACCAGCAGCTGCAGCAGGACTCCGCCGACTGCAGAGTCCACGCCAAGCGTGGCTGCACCACTGACCCGCAGAGCATCGCTTGGGAGGg AAAGAAGAACAAGGACCAATAAGAGGCTAAGGAGGCTGCAAGACCTCATTCCCTACATGGACAAGGTCACAAG GCCAATACACATTCAGGAAATATGTGACCAGCTTCCCCAAGGTCCCGCATCGTCTACTCAG TAA
- the LOC125543887 gene encoding uncharacterized protein LOC125543887 isoform X2 produces the protein MAAQTGNGSMGGTRGRMGISYLHSHGGGNVDAMAQQRRLGSLWSFLRQQDVGESIAAGDGSSDLLRIFSMSTCDDTNSNIIFSVPGSKKAEVLGNSDVGMVTSFSNIDSRIQLALSSWTCPAWMTTSSCSRTPPTAESTPSVAAPLTRRASLGRERRTRTNKRLRRLQDLIPYMDKVTRPIHIQEICDQLPQGPASSTQ, from the exons ATGGCAGCACAGACAG GCAATGGCAGCATGGGTGGAACGAGAGGAAGGATGGGAATCAGCTACTTGCATTCGCACGGAGGAGGCAATGTCGACGCGATGGCACAGCAGAGGAGGCTGGGCTCGTTGTGGAGCTTCTTGAGGCAGCAGGACGTCGGCGAGAGCATCGCTGCCGGCGACGGCTCGAGTGACCTCTTGAGGATCTTCTCCATGAGCACCTGTGACGACACCAACTCCAACATCATCTTCTCAGTGCCTGGCAGCAAGAAGGCCGAGGTGCTCGGCAACAGCGATGTCGGCATGGTCACCAGCTTCAGCAACATCGACTCCCGG ATTCAGTTAGCCCTCTCGAGCTGGACATGCCCAGCATGGATGACTACCAGCAGCTGCAGCAGGACTCCGCCGACTGCAGAGTCCACGCCAAGCGTGGCTGCACCACTGACCCGCAGAGCATCGCTTGGGAGGg AAAGAAGAACAAGGACCAATAAGAGGCTAAGGAGGCTGCAAGACCTCATTCCCTACATGGACAAGGTCACAAG GCCAATACACATTCAGGAAATATGTGACCAGCTTCCCCAAGGTCCCGCATCGTCTACTCAG TAA